The Agelaius phoeniceus isolate bAgePho1 chromosome Z, bAgePho1.hap1, whole genome shotgun sequence genomic interval GTTCCCACCCCTTCCTGCCGCCGCGCTTAGTtccggccgctgccgccgccacCGCCAGGATGATCCCGCCGGTGCAGGTGTCCCCGCTCATCAAGGTGAGAGCGCTGGGGGGATcgccggggctgtgccgggggtGCGGGGGCGCGGGGAGGGTCGCCCgggccgccgggccggggcgcggGGCGATGGGGGCCGGCCGTGCCTGTGGGCTGAGCGAAGGGCGCGTCCTTGTCTCTGCCTCCCGCAGTTCACCCGGTACTCGGCGCTGCTCGTGGGGATGATCTACGGCAAGAAGCGATACGGTGAGTGCGGCGTCCCGGTCGGCCGCTCCCCCGCGCCCGcccctcaagggcaccttcaAATGTCCCGGCCGCCATTTCCCTCCCTCGGCCCGGCCGCGGCCCTGCCGGGCGGCCCTGCTAGTGTGAAACCCCAGATCCCTATGAAATGTGCTTTTCTGCCAGCGAAACTGGCTTCTGCTCCTTTTTGACCGAACCCGCAGGAGCGGAGCTTTCCGCCGGGGGTTCGGGAAGTTATGTTTTAAAGGGCTTATGTTGATGGCAGACTACCTGAAGCCGATTGCTGAAGAAGAGAGAAGAATAGAGGcggaggagaaaaagaaacgTGAAGAACTGGAGCGAATTGCAAAAGAGCTTGCAGAAGGTAGTTTCTCGGTTTAGTGTATTCATCCCACACTGTGTTGCAGGCGCTAGGCTGCAGGACTGGTGTTCCACCGCAGTGCTCTTAAGAGAAACTGGGGCCTGCAGCTAATCCCTGGAGGCGCGGGTTAGGGCCGTGTGAGGAGTAAATAGTATTGCTGTTTCATTATGTCTGCATTTTGAAAAGCTTGTCAGAGCAAACCGTAACACTTCTGCAACAGTCAGGACTTGGTAAAGGGCTGAATTTccaccaaggaaacaaactgcTAAAAGATGCTCATTATTCTGTGAGGAATAACTGAATCTATATATCAGCTGTGCTGTCATGTCCCTTTTTCATCTGGATGTGCAAGCAATCCCTTTGCTCCATGCAGTGTAGGAACCTCACAAATATGACTAAATA includes:
- the ATP5ME gene encoding ATP synthase F(0) complex subunit e, mitochondrial; this translates as MIPPVQVSPLIKFTRYSALLVGMIYGKKRYDYLKPIAEEERRIEAEEKKKREELERIAKELAEASEDSILK